From Coregonus clupeaformis isolate EN_2021a unplaced genomic scaffold, ASM2061545v1 scaf0015, whole genome shotgun sequence, one genomic window encodes:
- the LOC121556115 gene encoding uncharacterized protein LOC121556115 isoform X2 has translation MPQQPSPVWLPTDLNVTKRCLMYKLLILENARTTLDKQLRRFTEKANVEVQSFLSEPHPANGLDCDNLVRSLDAKCYAIEKLSAAFKNLTTDPQFSVLASTRQLNSLSQPELSRDRGIMTSSDVLKFGPMLQNILMAGSITKAVQMLGALLSLQQLKLFSISSSSSSSSSSQDDQVFSISTSSSSQDDQVFSISSSSSSQDDQVFSISSSSKVTKLPVPSSPTSSASLTKDKEAKDRIFVRKEKTPQQPNATTVTTTQIKENDSQIRQKTPGATNLGKLLPGFTNPANQKTALAPPPLDPGSDIGVQHQKQTSSQLMQFLRTNHRNEPFMEFAAFFQKASYQYTSSGFTAPATTSDPLMETKNAQETKNVLETNNVSVLKKELSSELTDNQLNQHAPVFTVKRVESGGCLIFSCIIATKTELWDIGDVFTEVTRSGPSSDVITTSENKMSAASLHCQSVEISNMTLHPPAQSIHSLQNKEGHVMGEVQEDVNNISLTPELQSFQNCCSFVAPGNQGLSIPGFQIRKFEEMAVVVSHVVHPGNFYIQQADTTLQLEGLNTELKGSSSLAELKCIPDIGTYVMAWFPQLERWCRAQVAKICGMSGDNNELEVEVRRLDYGDTSCLSLWNIKELSAEMTSLPLQAIQVSLANVRPVDGCGWTQQSVSWFRDMVDNRTLYARLYPQGDGDNTTVELFIEKGKLGAMRRGASLSLRLAQNGHAEHDKLRNLGIKRDLESKMNWGSFYAVISGVNRHSTGIGRIWLSVIFIFRILVLVVAAESVWGDEKSGFTCNTQQPGCNSVCYDQFFPISHIRLWALQLILVSTPALLVAMHVAHRRHINKKILKKSGRGSPKELEQLKNQKFAITGALWWTYMISVLFRIVLEVGFLYIFYLIYPDFKMFRLVKCDSYPCPNTVDCFVSRPTEKTIFTVFMLSVSGVCVLLNLAEVAYLIGRACLRCIHGNQEETKVAWIGQKLSSYKQNEINQMIADQSKFKFNMGARKTSMEKGERCSAF, from the exons ATGCCGCAGCAGCCCAGTCCTGTGTGGCTTCCCACCGACCTCAATGTCACCAAAAGATGTCTCATGTACAAACTGCTCATCTTGGAGAACGCCAGGACTACACTGGACAAACAACTAAGACGTTTCACCGAAAAG GCCAATGTGGAGGTCCAAAGCTTCCTGAGCGAGCCTCATCCTGCCAATGGGCTGGACTGTGATAACCTCGTCAGGTCTTTGGATGCTAAATGTTATGCCATTGAGAAACTTTCAGCTGCATTCAAAAACCTGACGACGG ATCCACAATTCAGTGTCCTAGCTTCCACCAGACAGCTAAACAGCCTGTCCCAGCCAGAGCTATCCAGAGACCGAGGCATCATGACATCGTCAGACGTGCTGAAGTTTGGTCCCATGCTGCAGAACATCCTCATGGCCGGCTCCATCACCAAGGCAGTACAGATGCTGGGAGCCTTGCTGTCTCTACAGCAACTCAAACTGTtcagcatctcctcctcctcttcatcctcttcctcctctcaagATGATCAGGTCTTCAGcatctccacctcttcctcctctcaagATGATCAGGTCTTCagcatctcctcctcttcctcctctcaagATGATCAGGTcttcagcatctcctcctcctccaaagtgACCAAGCTCCCAGTCCCCAGCTCACCAACCAGCTCAGCCAGTCTGACCAAAGACAAAGAAGCAAAGGATCGGATCTTCGTCCGCAAGGAGAAGACACCGCAGCAGCCAAATGCAACAACGGTTACAACCACTCAAATCAAAGAGAACGACAGTCAAATCAGGCAAAAAACACCTGGAGCAACAAATCTAGGTAAGCTCCTCCCAGGGTTTACTAACCCAGCCAACCAGAAGACAGCCCTGGCTCCTCCCCCTCTAGATCCAGGAAGTGACATCGGAGTGCAGCACCAGAAGCAAACTTCATCTCAGCTGATGCAATTCCTGCGAACCAACCACAGGAACGAGCCATTCATGGAGTTTGCCGCTTTCTTCCAGAAGGCCAGCTACCAGTACACCTCCTCTGGTTTCACCGCCCCGGCAACGACCTCTGACCCCCTCATGGAAACCAAGAATGCCCAGGAAACTAAGAATGTTCTAGAAACTAACAACGTCAGCGTCCTGAAGAAGGAGCTGTCCTCAGAGCTGACGGATAACCAGCTGAACcaacat GCCCCGGTGTTTACAGTAAAGCGTGTGGAGTCTGGAGGCTGTCTGATCTTCAGCTGTATAATTGCCACCAAGACAGAGCTCTGGGATATAGGAGACGTCTTTACTGAGGTGACAAGGAGCGGTCCTTCCTCTGATGTCATCACCACCTCAGAGAACAAGATGTCTGCTGCTAGTCTCCACTGTCAGAGTGTAGAGATCTCTAATATGACCCTCCACCCCCCAGCTCAATCCATCCACAGCCTACAGAACAAAGAGGGACATGTGATGGGGGAGGTTCAGGAAGATGTCAACAATATTAGTCTGACTCCAGAACTCCAGAGTTTCCAGAACTGTTGTTCCTTCGTTGCCCCGGGCAACCAGGGTCTGAGCATTCCGGGGTTCCAGATCCGTAAGTTTGAGGAGATGGCAGTGGTGGTGAGTCACGTGGTTCATCCTGGAAACTTCTACATCCAACAGGCCGACACCACCCTCCAGCTGGAGGGCCTCAACACTGA ATTAAAGGGCAGCAGTAGTTTAGCAGAGCTGAAGTGTATTCCAGACATCGGGACCTACGTCATGGCCTGGTTCCCCCAACTGGAGAGGTGGTGTCGGGCACAGGTGGCCAAGATATGTGGCATGAGTGGAG ACAACAATGAGTTGGAGGTGGAGGTGAGGAGGCTGGACTACGGagacacttcctgtctgtctctatggaACATCAAGGAACTCAGTGCTGAGATGACATCACTTCCTCTACAGGCCATACAGGTCTCCCTGGCTAAT GTGCGCCCAGTGGATGGGTGTGGCTGGACCCAGCAGTCAGTGTCTTGGTTCAGAGACATGGTGGACAACAGGACGCTGTACGCACGGCTCTACCCTCAGGGAGATGGAGACAACACCACGGTGGAACTCTTCATAGAGAAGGGCAAACTGGGGGCAATGAG GAGAGGAGCCTCTCTGTCTCTGAGACTGGCTCAGAATGGACATGCTGAACATGACAAGCTGAGGAACCTGGGAATCAAGAGAG ACCTGGAATCGAAAATGAACTGGGGGTCCTTTTACGCCGTGATCAGCGGCGTAAACAGGCATTCCACCGGCATCGGCCGCATCTGGTTGTCTGTCATCTTCATCTTCCGAATCCTGGTCCTCGTAGTGGCGGCCGAGTCGGTCTGGGGAGACGAGAAGTCTGGCTTCACCTGCAACACCCAGCAGCCCGGCTGCAACTCTGTCTGCTATGACCAGTTCTTCCCCATCTCACACATCCGCCTGTGGGCCTTGCAGCTCATCCTGGTGTCCACGCCTGCTCTCTTAGTGGCCATGCACGTAGCCCATCGCAGACACATCAACAAGAAGATCCTGAAGAAGTCCGGGCGCGGTTCCCCCAAGGAGCTGGAACAACTCAAGAACCAGAAGTTTGCGATCACAGGCGCCCTCTGGTGGACCTATATGATCAGTGTGCTGTTTAGGATCGTTCTGGAAGTCGGCTTCCTTTATATATTCTACCTGATCTACCCTGACTTCAAGATGTTCCGTCTGGTCAAGTGTGACTCATACCCCTGCCCCAACACTGTCGACTGCTTCGTGTCGCGACCCACGGAGAAAACCATCTTCACCGTGTTCATGCTCTCAGTGTCGGGGGTGTGTGTTCTCCTCAACCTGGCCGAGGTGGCCTACCTGATTGGCCGAGCCTGTCTGAGGTGTATCCATGGTAACCAGGAAGAGACTAAGGTAGCATGGATCGGTCAGAAACTGTCCTCCTACAAACAGAATGAAATCAACCAAATGATCGCTGACCAGTCAAAGTTCAAGTTCAACATGGGAGCTAGGAAGACCTCTATGGAGAAGGGAGAGCGGTGCTCTGCTTTCTGA
- the LOC121556115 gene encoding uncharacterized protein LOC121556115 isoform X1, with the protein MPQQPSPVWLPTDLNVTKRCLMYKLLILENARTTLDKQLRRFTEKANVEVQSFLSEPHPANGLDCDNLVRSLDAKCYAIEKLSAAFKNLTTDPQFSVLASTRQLNSLSQPELSRDRGIMTSSDVLKFGPMLQNILMAGSITKAVQMLGALLSLQQLKLFSISSSSSSSSSSQDDQVFSISTSSSSQDDQVFSISSSSSSQDDQVFSISSSSKVTKLPVPSSPTSSASLTKDKEAKDRIFVRKEKTPQQPNATTVTTTQIKENDSQIRQKTPGATNLGKLLPGFTNPANQKTALAPPPLDPGSDIGVQHQKQTSSQLMQFLRTNHRNEPFMEFAAFFQKASYQYTSSGFTAPATTSDPLMETKNAQETKNVLETNNVSVLKKELSSELTDNQLNQHAPVFTVKRVESGGCLIFSCIIATKTELWDIGDVFTEVTRSGPSSDVITTSENKMSAASLHCQSVEISNMTLHPPAQSIHSLQNKEGHVMGEVQEDVNNISLTPELQSFQNCCSFVAPGNQGLSIPGFQIRKFEEMAVVVSHVVHPGNFYIQQADTTLQLEGLNTDRLKGSSSLAELKCIPDIGTYVMAWFPQLERWCRAQVAKICGMSGDNNELEVEVRRLDYGDTSCLSLWNIKELSAEMTSLPLQAIQVSLANVRPVDGCGWTQQSVSWFRDMVDNRTLYARLYPQGDGDNTTVELFIEKGKLGAMRRGASLSLRLAQNGHAEHDKLRNLGIKRDLESKMNWGSFYAVISGVNRHSTGIGRIWLSVIFIFRILVLVVAAESVWGDEKSGFTCNTQQPGCNSVCYDQFFPISHIRLWALQLILVSTPALLVAMHVAHRRHINKKILKKSGRGSPKELEQLKNQKFAITGALWWTYMISVLFRIVLEVGFLYIFYLIYPDFKMFRLVKCDSYPCPNTVDCFVSRPTEKTIFTVFMLSVSGVCVLLNLAEVAYLIGRACLRCIHGNQEETKVAWIGQKLSSYKQNEINQMIADQSKFKFNMGARKTSMEKGERCSAF; encoded by the exons ATGCCGCAGCAGCCCAGTCCTGTGTGGCTTCCCACCGACCTCAATGTCACCAAAAGATGTCTCATGTACAAACTGCTCATCTTGGAGAACGCCAGGACTACACTGGACAAACAACTAAGACGTTTCACCGAAAAG GCCAATGTGGAGGTCCAAAGCTTCCTGAGCGAGCCTCATCCTGCCAATGGGCTGGACTGTGATAACCTCGTCAGGTCTTTGGATGCTAAATGTTATGCCATTGAGAAACTTTCAGCTGCATTCAAAAACCTGACGACGG ATCCACAATTCAGTGTCCTAGCTTCCACCAGACAGCTAAACAGCCTGTCCCAGCCAGAGCTATCCAGAGACCGAGGCATCATGACATCGTCAGACGTGCTGAAGTTTGGTCCCATGCTGCAGAACATCCTCATGGCCGGCTCCATCACCAAGGCAGTACAGATGCTGGGAGCCTTGCTGTCTCTACAGCAACTCAAACTGTtcagcatctcctcctcctcttcatcctcttcctcctctcaagATGATCAGGTCTTCAGcatctccacctcttcctcctctcaagATGATCAGGTCTTCagcatctcctcctcttcctcctctcaagATGATCAGGTcttcagcatctcctcctcctccaaagtgACCAAGCTCCCAGTCCCCAGCTCACCAACCAGCTCAGCCAGTCTGACCAAAGACAAAGAAGCAAAGGATCGGATCTTCGTCCGCAAGGAGAAGACACCGCAGCAGCCAAATGCAACAACGGTTACAACCACTCAAATCAAAGAGAACGACAGTCAAATCAGGCAAAAAACACCTGGAGCAACAAATCTAGGTAAGCTCCTCCCAGGGTTTACTAACCCAGCCAACCAGAAGACAGCCCTGGCTCCTCCCCCTCTAGATCCAGGAAGTGACATCGGAGTGCAGCACCAGAAGCAAACTTCATCTCAGCTGATGCAATTCCTGCGAACCAACCACAGGAACGAGCCATTCATGGAGTTTGCCGCTTTCTTCCAGAAGGCCAGCTACCAGTACACCTCCTCTGGTTTCACCGCCCCGGCAACGACCTCTGACCCCCTCATGGAAACCAAGAATGCCCAGGAAACTAAGAATGTTCTAGAAACTAACAACGTCAGCGTCCTGAAGAAGGAGCTGTCCTCAGAGCTGACGGATAACCAGCTGAACcaacat GCCCCGGTGTTTACAGTAAAGCGTGTGGAGTCTGGAGGCTGTCTGATCTTCAGCTGTATAATTGCCACCAAGACAGAGCTCTGGGATATAGGAGACGTCTTTACTGAGGTGACAAGGAGCGGTCCTTCCTCTGATGTCATCACCACCTCAGAGAACAAGATGTCTGCTGCTAGTCTCCACTGTCAGAGTGTAGAGATCTCTAATATGACCCTCCACCCCCCAGCTCAATCCATCCACAGCCTACAGAACAAAGAGGGACATGTGATGGGGGAGGTTCAGGAAGATGTCAACAATATTAGTCTGACTCCAGAACTCCAGAGTTTCCAGAACTGTTGTTCCTTCGTTGCCCCGGGCAACCAGGGTCTGAGCATTCCGGGGTTCCAGATCCGTAAGTTTGAGGAGATGGCAGTGGTGGTGAGTCACGTGGTTCATCCTGGAAACTTCTACATCCAACAGGCCGACACCACCCTCCAGCTGGAGGGCCTCAACACTGA CAGATTAAAGGGCAGCAGTAGTTTAGCAGAGCTGAAGTGTATTCCAGACATCGGGACCTACGTCATGGCCTGGTTCCCCCAACTGGAGAGGTGGTGTCGGGCACAGGTGGCCAAGATATGTGGCATGAGTGGAG ACAACAATGAGTTGGAGGTGGAGGTGAGGAGGCTGGACTACGGagacacttcctgtctgtctctatggaACATCAAGGAACTCAGTGCTGAGATGACATCACTTCCTCTACAGGCCATACAGGTCTCCCTGGCTAAT GTGCGCCCAGTGGATGGGTGTGGCTGGACCCAGCAGTCAGTGTCTTGGTTCAGAGACATGGTGGACAACAGGACGCTGTACGCACGGCTCTACCCTCAGGGAGATGGAGACAACACCACGGTGGAACTCTTCATAGAGAAGGGCAAACTGGGGGCAATGAG GAGAGGAGCCTCTCTGTCTCTGAGACTGGCTCAGAATGGACATGCTGAACATGACAAGCTGAGGAACCTGGGAATCAAGAGAG ACCTGGAATCGAAAATGAACTGGGGGTCCTTTTACGCCGTGATCAGCGGCGTAAACAGGCATTCCACCGGCATCGGCCGCATCTGGTTGTCTGTCATCTTCATCTTCCGAATCCTGGTCCTCGTAGTGGCGGCCGAGTCGGTCTGGGGAGACGAGAAGTCTGGCTTCACCTGCAACACCCAGCAGCCCGGCTGCAACTCTGTCTGCTATGACCAGTTCTTCCCCATCTCACACATCCGCCTGTGGGCCTTGCAGCTCATCCTGGTGTCCACGCCTGCTCTCTTAGTGGCCATGCACGTAGCCCATCGCAGACACATCAACAAGAAGATCCTGAAGAAGTCCGGGCGCGGTTCCCCCAAGGAGCTGGAACAACTCAAGAACCAGAAGTTTGCGATCACAGGCGCCCTCTGGTGGACCTATATGATCAGTGTGCTGTTTAGGATCGTTCTGGAAGTCGGCTTCCTTTATATATTCTACCTGATCTACCCTGACTTCAAGATGTTCCGTCTGGTCAAGTGTGACTCATACCCCTGCCCCAACACTGTCGACTGCTTCGTGTCGCGACCCACGGAGAAAACCATCTTCACCGTGTTCATGCTCTCAGTGTCGGGGGTGTGTGTTCTCCTCAACCTGGCCGAGGTGGCCTACCTGATTGGCCGAGCCTGTCTGAGGTGTATCCATGGTAACCAGGAAGAGACTAAGGTAGCATGGATCGGTCAGAAACTGTCCTCCTACAAACAGAATGAAATCAACCAAATGATCGCTGACCAGTCAAAGTTCAAGTTCAACATGGGAGCTAGGAAGACCTCTATGGAGAAGGGAGAGCGGTGCTCTGCTTTCTGA
- the LOC121556115 gene encoding gap junction beta-1 protein isoform X3, whose product MNWGSFYAVISGVNRHSTGIGRIWLSVIFIFRILVLVVAAESVWGDEKSGFTCNTQQPGCNSVCYDQFFPISHIRLWALQLILVSTPALLVAMHVAHRRHINKKILKKSGRGSPKELEQLKNQKFAITGALWWTYMISVLFRIVLEVGFLYIFYLIYPDFKMFRLVKCDSYPCPNTVDCFVSRPTEKTIFTVFMLSVSGVCVLLNLAEVAYLIGRACLRCIHGNQEETKVAWIGQKLSSYKQNEINQMIADQSKFKFNMGARKTSMEKGERCSAF is encoded by the coding sequence ATGAACTGGGGGTCCTTTTACGCCGTGATCAGCGGCGTAAACAGGCATTCCACCGGCATCGGCCGCATCTGGTTGTCTGTCATCTTCATCTTCCGAATCCTGGTCCTCGTAGTGGCGGCCGAGTCGGTCTGGGGAGACGAGAAGTCTGGCTTCACCTGCAACACCCAGCAGCCCGGCTGCAACTCTGTCTGCTATGACCAGTTCTTCCCCATCTCACACATCCGCCTGTGGGCCTTGCAGCTCATCCTGGTGTCCACGCCTGCTCTCTTAGTGGCCATGCACGTAGCCCATCGCAGACACATCAACAAGAAGATCCTGAAGAAGTCCGGGCGCGGTTCCCCCAAGGAGCTGGAACAACTCAAGAACCAGAAGTTTGCGATCACAGGCGCCCTCTGGTGGACCTATATGATCAGTGTGCTGTTTAGGATCGTTCTGGAAGTCGGCTTCCTTTATATATTCTACCTGATCTACCCTGACTTCAAGATGTTCCGTCTGGTCAAGTGTGACTCATACCCCTGCCCCAACACTGTCGACTGCTTCGTGTCGCGACCCACGGAGAAAACCATCTTCACCGTGTTCATGCTCTCAGTGTCGGGGGTGTGTGTTCTCCTCAACCTGGCCGAGGTGGCCTACCTGATTGGCCGAGCCTGTCTGAGGTGTATCCATGGTAACCAGGAAGAGACTAAGGTAGCATGGATCGGTCAGAAACTGTCCTCCTACAAACAGAATGAAATCAACCAAATGATCGCTGACCAGTCAAAGTTCAAGTTCAACATGGGAGCTAGGAAGACCTCTATGGAGAAGGGAGAGCGGTGCTCTGCTTTCTGA